One Stratiformator vulcanicus genomic window, CCGTATCGATCACACTCAGCGGCAATCGCATCACCGCGAAGATTGACGAAACGGTGGTGCTCGAAAATGTCGAAGTTGAAGGCGAGACGCGGTCAATCGGATATATCGGTCTGCAACACAACAAAGGCCAAGTCCGGTTTCGGAACGTCGCACTTAAACCACTCGCACTAACAACGCTCGACGAATCCGACGATTGGGAGGTCGTGCCCGGCTCGAAAGGGCAGGCGACAGTCCAAGAGGAACAAATTAAGATCGAAGGAGGCCCGGGCTTCTTACAAACGACGGAAACCTTCGGTGACTTCGTGCTGCAGCTTAATGCCGAGACCGGCGCGGAAGACGTCAACAGCGGTGTCTTCTTCCGGGCGGAGAAGGGCACGACCGAAGCCCCGTCGAACGGTTATGAAATGCAGGTTCAGTTTACGACTGATGGTGGCGATCGGACCAACCCGGATGACTACGGAGACGGTTTCGGTGCAGGGGCAATCTTTCGCCGGCAAGCGGCCCGCTACGTCAACGGCTCCGACTTTAATCCCGTCTATTTCACGCTGATTGCCAACGGGCCGCACATCGCCAGTTGGGTCGACGGTTTGCAGGTGACCGATTTTGTTGATGAACGTGAGCCGGACTCCAATCCGCGGAAAGGACGGCGGCTCGATCCGGGACATCTCAGCCTCCAAGGTCATGATCCCGGCACGAAGATCGTTTTCCGTACGGTCGGTATCAAAGAACTACCGAAGTGATTTTTCTGTACCGACAGCTTATTTGACGAGTTGCATTGCGGCGGTGTGAAGTTCAGACGGACTGACAAATTTCGATTGCACTTCGACTTCATCGCGACCGATCTCAGCCTTGACCGATCCGAGATCGGGCTCAGACGACAACACCAATACGCGATTGCCGTCTTCGGCCCTTTGCCAGATCGTTTGAACGGTTGCCTCCGTAAGTGGATCTGCATCGATGACGGCCAGTGGCTGAGCGTTCGGCAATCCTGTTAGCACGTCATCCAGATACCGCCGAAACACGCGATCGGCCGTAGATAAGAACGGCATTGAATCGCAGACCTCGCCGTCTTCCGTCGCGTAGAGCTTTGCCGATGCCTCGATGGCACCGAATGTTTCATCGCGACCGGCCATGACAGGCAGCGCCGCAATGTCCCCGGTCATCGCCGACCGCTCCAACAGCAGCCGTTCACGCGATTCTCGTCCGCGAACGGCCAATGCGACCGGCCAGTGCCCCGGGTACGCCCGCATTTCAGATTCGCACCACTCCCCCAACACAACGACCCAACTCAGTGCGGCGGTCCCGATGAGCCGATCGATGTCGTGGCGTCGATGACGCAGCGGCCGATCCAGAGCGACAATTCCGAGATCGAATTCCGCTGGATCGGGAGTCAACGACCGGGCTGTCGTCAGTGTGCTGACTGCTCCGCTTAATTCGCGTCGAAGTACGATCGTCGATCGGCCGAACACATCCAGGCACGCCTGTCCGACCTCTCGGCAGAGCGAACTTTCGATGTCGCCTACAAGCAGAATTCGACCGAAACGACGGTCAAACGGCCGAGTTGTCATTCCCAGTTGCCTCGCTGAAAAAACCCTGTCTCGCTGAAAGAACTCAGACGTCATGGCACACGCGATCAGCACGCTTCCGAGACCTGATTACCCACAGGGACTTCAAATAATACCGAAATCGGTTCGATTTCTGCGATTGACGAGGTTTCGCCGAATCCTCGGTCTTGTCCGCCATTGGTGTTCTGACATAAGTTCCGCTCCGATGTCGAGACCGACGTATCGGGTTTCGCGAACGCTAAATCGCATCATCCGCAGGCATATCGTTGTCGGACCGACCATCTCCGCAGCTCTCCGAACTGCTCACGAGGTTCGGCCTCGGCGAGCGAGAGACGGTGCGCTGCTGTCGCCGACACATCCGCGCGGTCGGACGCAAGATTCCGATCTTCGACACGATCTGGGTCGACGCGCTGGTCGCCCAATCGAAATTGACCTTCTATCAGGCCGACAAAATCGCGGCCGGTCAAAGCGAGGAACTGTTCTTTTCGGACTACGTTCTTACGGAACCGATCCGGCCGGGATCCGACCCGAGAACATTTTTGGCGAAAGACGAGACCGGCAACATTGTCGTGCTGACGATGATCACAGAGCTGTCGGGGCCGGGCTCGGGATTGCTCGATCGTCTGTCCCGCCTTTGCGATCTCAGCACACCCGGCATTCATCAGTCGATCCGATTGCCGCACCAAGTCGTCACGCACGGCGAAAAAGTCGGACTCGTCAGTGAGCCGGTCACGGGACCGAGTGTCGCAGAGCTCATTCTGCGGCGGGGACGGCTGGAAACTGCTTTTGTCATCGACGCCGCCCGCCAACTTGCGTCGGCATTCGATGCATCAATTCGTAGCGGCGTGGTTCACGGAGCGATCTACACGACCAATATTCGCGTGGAGGATTCCGGTCGCGTGATCGCCGTCGGAGGAGGAATTGCCCCGATCACCGCACCGGTCATTCGCTCGGAGACCTTCGATTCCCCCGAGTCTTGTGACGGAATTGCGCCGGAGCGAATCGGCGGTTCGGCTCCCCCCACTGAGACCAGCGATATCTATGCGTTCGGATGCCTGATTTGGGCCATGAGCGCGGGACGAGCACCCTTCCTTCAAGGCGATCCGCTGGCGAGGCTGACCGCGCATCGAACGGGGCGGGTTCCCGATCTTCGAGATTACTGCGGTGACGCGGCCGAACCGATCGCCGACCTTGTGGCCCGATGCACCGAACCTGATCCGGGAAAGCGTCCCGAATCGTTCGTAGAAATCAGCGCATCGCTCGGTAAACGAAACCAACGAGTGAAATCGGGTTTGCGTTTACTGGCCCCGACGCCCTCAACCTCAACCGCTTCGCTCGACGTCAGCAGTGACTCGTTCAATCAAACGCGACCGCGTTATCCGCTCAGAAAACAAGCGACTCTCTGCGGCGCGATCGCCTTGGCCGCGGTGCTGCTAGGTTTCGGTCCGACGTTCTTTTTCCAATTGATGACCCCCAAAAACGTCGTCGCGGTCACAGAGCACGAACTCGATTCGTCGAGAAATTTGACGAACGCAGCGGCGGCGACCGAAGACGCATTATCGTCTCCCGAAGTTTCCCGACAGGACGAGTTGGCGACGGCGGGCGAATCGCTGACCAATAACGGCCCGACGAACCTCCGCAAGATGCCGCCCCCGGATGAGGCGGGAGTCATTCGACTCAGTTCGTCCGGTTACTATGAAGCATCGACGATCGACTACAGGGGCGACCTGAAGATCATCGGCCCTCCGCAGGCGACCGCAACGATCAAAATCGTCGAGCAGCCGCTTCGAGTGCGGGCCCGAACTGTCACACTCGAACGTGTTGGGCTTTCGGCATCAGCCGGAGCCACCTCACCCGCTCTCATTTTGGCGAACGCTCAATCGCTCTTCGTTCGCGATTCTTCTTTTGACGGCGGCGACGGTCGACGCACGATCGGTCTCGGCTGGCGACGCCTCGATTCGCGAGATCGGTCCGGCGGCGTCGTGCGGCTATCCGACTGTCGCTATCGCGGCCTTTCGACCGGACTGTTTCTCTCCGAAATGCCGAACGGTCTCTCGGCGCAGAATTGCCTGGTCTACTCCTCGCGCTCTTTCGTAACCGTCAATAAGACGGCCGGGGCGGACTCCCTGCGTGTCCTCTTCCGACGGGTCACGTCGCGGGAAGTCGATCGCGTCATCGACGTGCGATTCGATTCAGAAGGATTCTCTCAACTCAATCTGCATGCCGAAAAATGTGCGTTCTCGGGCGACGACGGCGCAGCGGTCTTCGGCTGGATTCGGGCCGAGGAGGCGAGTCGCTTCGCCATCGAGATCGACGGTCGCGAGAATCTGATTGATCCGCCCGTGTCGATCTCTCGTCGATTGAAAGATTCGAGCCGCCTTTCTCCGTCATCGGAACCACGAGTGAAGGTCGCCGGCGTTGTCGCCGGGCAGATCAAATTCGCAGGCAAAGTCGGTGCGAATCCCGACGGATCACGCGTTGTCGATTTTGTAGGGCCGCGGCGCGGTGACCTCGATGTCGGCTACCGTCCCGTTGAGCCGAACTGAAACCGAACCCGACTGACCGCGTGATATTTGAGCGGTTTGCCACAGGGTTCTCATTATGATCGATTCGCTCGACTTCACACGGCCGCATCCAAAGAATTGATCGACCGATCGCGGAGCGGTACGCTGTCGCTTCAGCAAGACATCTGATTCGATCGATCGCGGGTCACAAGTCGTTTGGTCGGTTCGGCTCAATGTGACATGGTCGCAGAACCACGGAAACGGGGGCTTCATGGATGCAGTGGCCGGGATGACGCCACGTCGTGTCGGAGGTAGCGGCATCGGTTGGAATCGCAAAAATTTGCTCGGCCTCGAGGGTCTCTCCGCCGAGGAATTGACGCTGATTCTCGACCGCGCCGCCGAGTTTAAAGCCGCGTCGACAAGCGGCCCTCAACGGTTCGACCATTTGGCCGGGTGCATTGTTGCGAATCTCTTTTTTGAACCATCGACGCGAACGCGAACGAGTTTCAGTCTGGCCGCGAAGCGGCTCGGGGCCGACACCGTCGACTTCTCTCCTTCCGGCAGCAGCCTGTCGAAAGGCGAAACCTTTCTTGACACGGCACTGACGATTCAGGCCCTCGGTGCATCGCAAATGGTCGTCCGGCATCCCGCCTCCGGAGGACCACATCAACTCGCACGGCGTCTGAATGCGGGTGTGTTAAACGCCGGCGATGGCACTCACGAACACCCCACTCAGGGCCTGCTCGATATCTTTACGATCCGCGAGAATCGCGGGTCGATAGAAGGCCTGACCGTCGCACTGGTCGGCGATATCTTACACAGCCGCGTTGCCCGTTCGAATATCTGGGGGCTTAAGGCTCTCGGGGCCCGCGTGATCGTCTGCGGACCGGCAACCCTGATTCCCCCTCACATCGAGAAGCTCGGCGTTGAGGTCTCCACAAACTTCGACGCGATCCTCGGCGAGATCGATTGCGTCAACCTGCTGCGAGTTCAATTTGAACGACAGCGCGGGGCGTTCTTTCCGTCGATCGCAGAATACGCCCACCTGTTCGGAATGAATGCAGACCGCATTCGGAGGTCCAGAAAGGACATACTCGTCCTGGCACCGGGACCGATCAATCGTGGTGTGGAACTGACTCCCGAGGTTGCCGACGGTCCGCATTCGGTCATCCTCGATCAGGTGACGAACGGCTTAATGGTCCGAATGGCAGCGCTCAGTCTGCTGCACGAGGCCGCTACCAAACACAGTTGATCGTTGAAAAACTGATCCGCGGACTGGAGACATCAAATGGATGATGATCTGGGGCCTGAAGCAAATCAGAGAAGGTTTCACTAATGTCGGCGACGGTGACACAGGTGATCCGTGGCGGACGCGTCGTCGATCCTGCGATTGGGACTGACGCCGTCATCGACGTGGTGGTCCGCGACGGTCGGATCGCGGCATTGACGAACGAGCCGATTGACGCAGATGAGGTGATCGACGCGACGGGTCTCGTCGTGGCTCCGGGCTTGGTTGATCCGCACGTTTCCTTTCGGGAGCCCGGTGACGAGTCAGATGAGACGACCGAATCAGGTTCCGCAGCGGCATTGGCCGGCGGCTACACGTCGGTCGCTTGCCTGCCGGACACCGAACCGGCCGTCGATGACCGAGCGGCAGCCGAATTTATTGCGCTGCAGGCCGAGCGGGCGAAGAATTGCCGTGTCTATCCGCTTGGCGCGGTGACGAAGGGAATTGCCGGAAAAGAGTTGGCTGAGATCGGACAACTGGTCGACGGGGGGGCGGTCGCTTTCACCGACGGCAAGCATCCGATTCAAAGCGCCGAGATCATGCGTCGCGCCCTGATGTATGCTCGGATGTTCGATCGACCGATCCTCGCTCATCCGCAGGATTCGACGCTCGTGGCTGGCGGCGTGATGCATGAGGGTTTCATCTCGACGGTTCTGGGTCTGCGTGGGATGCCGGCGGCCGCCGAGTACATCAGCGTTGCCCGCGACATTGCCTTGGCGGAACTGACTGAAAGTCGGCTACACATCATGTGCGTTTCCACGGCTTCGAGCGTCGAAGCCGTGCGGCAGGCGAAAGCTCGTGGCGTCAAAGTCACCGCCGACCTCACGCCGCACCACCTTTGTCTGACCGACACGGTCCTTCGGTCTTACGATTCACGATTTAAAGTGAATCCTCCCCTCAGATCAGAAGAGAATTTGGACGCTCTGATCGCAGGCTTATGCGACGGCACGATCGATGCGATTTCCGCCGACCATCAACCGTACGCCGAAGAGAAAAAAAGCGGCGACCTGCTTTCTGATCCGTTCGGCGTTTCGGGAATCGAAACTGCTTTTTGCATGTCGGCCCGCGTCCTCGTGGGCGGCGGCCATCTGACATGGCCCAAGTTAATACGGCTGCTGTCAACCAACCCGGCCGGTGTGTTGGGGATTGAGGCCGGAACGCTTCAAGTGGGACGACCGGCCGATCTCGTGATTTTCAACGCCGAAACCGCAGCGCCTATTTTGGCGAGAAATTTCCGGTCCAAGGGCAAGAGCAGCCCGTTCGAAGCCATGGAGGGGCTCGGACGAGTTGAGGTTGTGATTGTCGGCGGCGAAATTCGATATCGCTGGCCTGAAACAGATTCAACGGCCTGACGATCTTCTGCTCCGCGCGATCGATGTCGACGCGCGGGCCTTCACGGCTTCCGTAAGCCTGCCAACCGTCGCCGAGTTGATGAACGATATTTTAGTCGACGGTTACAACCTGATGCACGCCGCCGGGTACGCCCGCGAGCGATACGGACGCGGCGAATTGGAAAGGCTTCGTAACTCCTTTTTAGCCGCGCTGGCGGAACGGCTGGATGATCCGCAGCGCCGCCGAACCACGGTTGTGTTCGACGCCCAAGACGCCCCCGACGATGTCCGGAGACGGTACCGCCAGCTCGATCTTCTAATCCTGTTCGCCGGCGGTGATGGAATTGCGGATGAGGCCATTGAGAAGCGAATTTCGTCGCATTCCGCCCCGAGCAATCTACTGGTCGTCTCATCCGACCGTCGCATCCGAGATGCCGCGCGGCGTCGCGGGGCGCGCGACATCGGGAGCGAAGACTATTGGGACCGACTCGCACGGGAATTCCGTCGGCGTGACGTCGACGAAGTCAGCCAACCCGATATGAAACGGACCGGCGATATACTCGGGACTAACGAAGTCGACTATTGGCTCAAGGAATTCGGCGACGACTTGCCGCAGACATCAGGCGATGTTGATGACTCTCCGACAAATTCACCGCGATCTGGCGGCGGTCATTCGAATCGAAAACCGGATCGGGATTCGTCGACAAAACATGCCGCCGAATCCGATGCTCCCACCGTCGATTCCGCCGAAGCCTCGACCTCCGATCGAGAACCGCAATCGAGAGCCGGAGACATCGATTATTGGCAATCTCAGATCGATGACGTGATCCGCGAGGAACGTAATTCCGACAAGCGTTAAATCGTGACGGGACGCGATAAGTCATCTCAGCTCCGGCTGTCGCATTGACGGCGATGCTGCCGGACAGTCCAATACGGAACTGTACAAACTATGGTTAAGCGGTCTCACCAGCGCGACGCGAAGAGTTTTATGCGAATAACGAGCGTAGTTACCGGGCTTGTCTGTGCCACTTTGCTGACCGGATGCGGTTCGGGCACGTACGAATCGCGGATGCAGCAGGCGACGATCCCCTACTTCAAATATCGAAACGAAGTCGACGCGAACCTGTCGGCCGAATGGGCACGTGATACGCTGCGGTTTCGCGTGCCAAAACAGTTTCAGGAAGTGTTGGGGGGCAAACCCAAAGACGACGAACGAGATCCGCGACAGCCCGAATTCCTAGACGCCGATTTGCCCGGATTGGTGGCGGCGTGGACGGCCCAAATCGGCATTGATACGCCGGTCGAGCCTCGGCAACCGGGGGAAGAGCCGCGGGCCGCTCCGCTGCAACGACCGACGGTGCAGTCTTACGTCTACCTGCTATGGAATCGCGCGGTGAAGGGATCGCAGGGCGAAAATTTTGACTTGGTTGTCGTCAATCGAATTCTCGGCGGGCTCGGCCAATCGCGATTTACTTCGGAAGGATTAGCGTCGGCAACGAACTCGAAATTGGTGGGGGTCGGCGACTTCAAAGTCGAAAAACGGATCAGCCAGGTCGGGTTTCGGACCGAGGAGATCGTCGACGGCGTTCCGATGGACATCATCGTCGCGTTCTACCAGCAGCGAAGCGATCAGGTCGCCATGGTCTACGTGGTCCCACAAACTGCGAACTTCTCCGAGAGCATCCCGAAAAGAATTGATCTCTCGATCGAGTCTCTTCGCGTGGAATCCATGGCGGCTCCGGTTGGTGTGACTCCAGCGGGTGGAGAGCCTGCGGCGCCAGAAGGTGGCGGCGGACCGGCGTTTTAAGCCAACTATCCCGCTGATTGGTGCGACTCCGGTCGCAAGTAGCA contains:
- a CDS encoding 3-keto-disaccharide hydrolase; its protein translation is MSLRNKRRQPYTKLPGWPTASHSTYWLITGSVFVLVGIAGCGQEAVDESPTKESPTVLATKDAAQSADTSAAWHPIALKDVEQGWIALFDGRTQFGWSANSETNWRIDDGEIVADEGDVGLLRTTTQFADYEFRCECRLAEGGNSGVFLRTTADPESPIEGCYEFNLCDQHDTHPTGSLVGRNTPTKPFQLGTDWHTVSITLSGNRITAKIDETVVLENVEVEGETRSIGYIGLQHNKGQVRFRNVALKPLALTTLDESDDWEVVPGSKGQATVQEEQIKIEGGPGFLQTTETFGDFVLQLNAETGAEDVNSGVFFRAEKGTTEAPSNGYEMQVQFTTDGGDRTNPDDYGDGFGAGAIFRRQAARYVNGSDFNPVYFTLIANGPHIASWVDGLQVTDFVDEREPDSNPRKGRRLDPGHLSLQGHDPGTKIVFRTVGIKELPK
- a CDS encoding serine/threonine protein kinase, whose product is MSDRPSPQLSELLTRFGLGERETVRCCRRHIRAVGRKIPIFDTIWVDALVAQSKLTFYQADKIAAGQSEELFFSDYVLTEPIRPGSDPRTFLAKDETGNIVVLTMITELSGPGSGLLDRLSRLCDLSTPGIHQSIRLPHQVVTHGEKVGLVSEPVTGPSVAELILRRGRLETAFVIDAARQLASAFDASIRSGVVHGAIYTTNIRVEDSGRVIAVGGGIAPITAPVIRSETFDSPESCDGIAPERIGGSAPPTETSDIYAFGCLIWAMSAGRAPFLQGDPLARLTAHRTGRVPDLRDYCGDAAEPIADLVARCTEPDPGKRPESFVEISASLGKRNQRVKSGLRLLAPTPSTSTASLDVSSDSFNQTRPRYPLRKQATLCGAIALAAVLLGFGPTFFFQLMTPKNVVAVTEHELDSSRNLTNAAAATEDALSSPEVSRQDELATAGESLTNNGPTNLRKMPPPDEAGVIRLSSSGYYEASTIDYRGDLKIIGPPQATATIKIVEQPLRVRARTVTLERVGLSASAGATSPALILANAQSLFVRDSSFDGGDGRRTIGLGWRRLDSRDRSGGVVRLSDCRYRGLSTGLFLSEMPNGLSAQNCLVYSSRSFVTVNKTAGADSLRVLFRRVTSREVDRVIDVRFDSEGFSQLNLHAEKCAFSGDDGAAVFGWIRAEEASRFAIEIDGRENLIDPPVSISRRLKDSSRLSPSSEPRVKVAGVVAGQIKFAGKVGANPDGSRVVDFVGPRRGDLDVGYRPVEPN
- a CDS encoding aspartate carbamoyltransferase catalytic subunit — its product is MDAVAGMTPRRVGGSGIGWNRKNLLGLEGLSAEELTLILDRAAEFKAASTSGPQRFDHLAGCIVANLFFEPSTRTRTSFSLAAKRLGADTVDFSPSGSSLSKGETFLDTALTIQALGASQMVVRHPASGGPHQLARRLNAGVLNAGDGTHEHPTQGLLDIFTIRENRGSIEGLTVALVGDILHSRVARSNIWGLKALGARVIVCGPATLIPPHIEKLGVEVSTNFDAILGEIDCVNLLRVQFERQRGAFFPSIAEYAHLFGMNADRIRRSRKDILVLAPGPINRGVELTPEVADGPHSVILDQVTNGLMVRMAALSLLHEAATKHS
- a CDS encoding dihydroorotase yields the protein MSATVTQVIRGGRVVDPAIGTDAVIDVVVRDGRIAALTNEPIDADEVIDATGLVVAPGLVDPHVSFREPGDESDETTESGSAAALAGGYTSVACLPDTEPAVDDRAAAEFIALQAERAKNCRVYPLGAVTKGIAGKELAEIGQLVDGGAVAFTDGKHPIQSAEIMRRALMYARMFDRPILAHPQDSTLVAGGVMHEGFISTVLGLRGMPAAAEYISVARDIALAELTESRLHIMCVSTASSVEAVRQAKARGVKVTADLTPHHLCLTDTVLRSYDSRFKVNPPLRSEENLDALIAGLCDGTIDAISADHQPYAEEKKSGDLLSDPFGVSGIETAFCMSARVLVGGGHLTWPKLIRLLSTNPAGVLGIEAGTLQVGRPADLVIFNAETAAPILARNFRSKGKSSPFEAMEGLGRVEVVIVGGEIRYRWPETDSTA
- a CDS encoding NYN domain-containing protein codes for the protein MSAAKFDIAGLKQIQRPDDLLLRAIDVDARAFTASVSLPTVAELMNDILVDGYNLMHAAGYARERYGRGELERLRNSFLAALAERLDDPQRRRTTVVFDAQDAPDDVRRRYRQLDLLILFAGGDGIADEAIEKRISSHSAPSNLLVVSSDRRIRDAARRRGARDIGSEDYWDRLAREFRRRDVDEVSQPDMKRTGDILGTNEVDYWLKEFGDDLPQTSGDVDDSPTNSPRSGGGHSNRKPDRDSSTKHAAESDAPTVDSAEASTSDREPQSRAGDIDYWQSQIDDVIREERNSDKR